The sequence GACCACCGGAGAGGGCCTTAGGCTTGCGGCTGAGGTAGGGCTCGAGGTCGAGGAGCTTGGCCGCCTCGAGGACGCGGGTGGCGCGCTCGTCCTTGCCGACGCCGGCGATCTTCAGGGCGAAGCCCATGTTCTCGGCGACGGTCATGTGCGGGTAGAGCGCGTAGTTCTGGAAGACCATGGCGATATCGCGGTCCTTCGGCGGGACGTCGGTGACGTTCCGGTCGCCGATGAGGATGTCGCCGGAGTTGACCTCTTCGAGGCCGGCGAGCATGCGGAGGGTGGTCGACTTGCCGCAACCGGACGGTCCGACCAGGACGAGGAACTCGCCGTCGGCGACCTGGAGGTCGATGCCGTCGACCGCGGGACGGGTCGATCCCGGGTAGAGGCGGGTTGCTTTGTCGAACGTGACTGACGCCATGATGTATCTCCTTCACCGGCAGGTACGTGCCGGACGATCCGTTGTGAATGGATGACGACCATCGAGTGGGATCCTCGGTGACCGCCGTGGTCATTATGGCACTCGGACGACGCCCGAGTGCAAGCCGGTGTCCCCCGAGTCGGGGTCACGATCGGCCCGGGGCGCCCTCGCTTGGACTTTTCCCAGCGGTTCCTCATACCCTTGACCGGGCTTCACGACCTGCGTGAGCGAAGGCATCGGAGAGACCGTTCAATGACAGACAGCCACGACGACGACACCGCGACCACGTCGCGCGGGCGCCGACAGGCGGCTCGAGAGAAGGCCCGGCTCGCCCGTCAGCGGCAGAAGCGCCGCGCGCGGGGCGCCCGCTGGGCGGTCATCGGCGGGATCGGTCTGGTGGTCGTGGCCCTCGTCGTCGGCATCGTCGTCGTGGTCGCCAGCTCCATCCCGTCGAACGGCCCTGCCCCCGCGAACATGGCGAACGACGGCATCGCCATCGGCGCCGGCCTGAAGGCCGTGTCGGCCGACTCCCAGGGCGGGGTCGCCGCGTCGCCGACCGCGACCACCTCGACCGGCCCGTCGTCGAGCCCCTCGGCGAGCGCGCCCACCAAGGCCACGCCCAAGCCCTCCGCCAGCGCCACTCCCGCACCCGCTCCGACGAGCACCACCGGCACGACGGGTGGGCAGACTGTCAAGATCACCGTCTACCTCGACTACCTCTGCCCCGTCTGCGGCCAGTTCGAGAAGGCGAACAACGACTACATCGAGGGCCTGGTCCGCTCCGGCGCGGCGACGGTCGAGTACCACCCCATCGCGATCCTGAACAACCAGTCGCTCGGCACGAAGTACTCCCAGCGCGCGGCGAACGCGGGCGCCTGCGTCGCCGACCACTCGCCCGACTCCTACTTCGCCTTCAACACGGCCATGTTCGCGAACCAGCCGGAGGAGGGCACCAAGGGCCTGACCGACGCGCAGCTGGTGTCGCTCGTCAAGGGCCTCGACGGCGTCGAGCACGTCAAGGCGATCCAGCGGTGCATCACCGACGAGACCTTCGGCTCCTGGGTGACCGACGCGACCCAGCGCGCCCTCAAGGGCCCGATCCAGGGCGCGTCCATCAAGAAGGTGACCGGCACGCCGACGGTCCTCGTCAACGGTCAGCAGTACAAGTACTCCACGCCGTTCACCACCGACGAGTTCAGCAACTTCGTGGTGACGGCGGCCGGCAACAGCTACGCCGACACCGCGACCTCGACGGCCACCCCCGAGCCCCTGCCGAGCAACTCCAAGATCGGCACCCCGGCCAAGTAGCGGCCGGCCGCACCGGCCGCCTCAGTCGAGAGGCAGGTGGTGCAGGATCACGTCGCGCACCGTCCCGCGATCGAGCGTCAGCGTCACGAACGTGCGGTTGGGCTGGCGGCGGCGGTCCGTCGGGGAGCCGGGGTTGAGCATCCTGCGCCCCTCGGGCGTCACGGTGTCCCACGGGATGTGGCTGTGCCCGAACAGGATCAGCTCGGCGTCGGGATGATCGTGGTCGGCCCGCTCCTCCCGCCCCTTCCTGTCTCCGGTCTGGTGCACGACGGCGAGCCGGACGCCGTCGACCGTCTCGTTCGACACCAGCGGGAGGCGGTCGTCGAACTCGGGCCCGTCGTTGTTGCCGCGGACGGCCAGGAGGCACTTCGCGCGCCGCTCGAACTCGTCGAGGAGCGGCAGGCCGTTCCAGTCGCCCGCGTGCACGACGAGGTCGGCGCTCTCGACGGCCTCCCAGACAGCCGCCGGGAGCGCCTTCGCCCGCTGGGGCACGTGGGTGTCGGAGACGAGGGTGACGGTGGTGGACACCGGCCCAGGATAGACGCGGGCCGAAGCGGTGGGCGCCCGGTACGGTGGTCTCTCACGATCACGAAAGCAGAAGACCCATGGGCCTTTTCCGCCGCAGCACATCGACGACCACCAGCCCGCCGAGCGCGACGGGCGACGAGCTCCGGGCCCTCGCCGCAACCGGGAGCGGCCGGGGGCCGTCCTGGTCCGCGCAGAACCGGCTGTGGTCCGACGCGTTCGGGCGCCTCGCGACGCGCTGCCTGCAGATCATCCTGGTCCTCCTGGTCGCCATCGGCCTCGTCTTCGCCATGACGCAGCTCAGCCTGGTCGTGATCCCCGTGGTCCTCGCCCTCGTGGTGTCGTCGGCGATCTACCCGTTGCTGGCGCTGATGCGGCGGCACGGGGTGCCCTCGATCCTGGCGACCTGGATCGCCCTGGTGGGCATCATCGTGGTCCTCGGCCTGATCGTCTGGCTGATCGTCAACGCCGTCCAGAACCAGGTCGGGACCCTCGCGAAGCAGGCCACGAAGGGCGTGAGTCAGCTCCAGGACTTCCTGAAAGACGGCCCCTTCCACATCAACGACTCGCAGATCCAGGGCGCGATCGACTCGGCGGTCAAGTTCCTGCAGAGCTCGACCTTCTCGAGCGGCGCCCTGGCGGGTGTCTCGGCGGCGACCAGCTTCGCGACCGGCTTCGCGCTCTTCGTCGTCGTCCTGTTCTTCTTCATGAAAGACGGTCCCAGGATCTGGGCGTTCCTCGAGCGCCCCTTCACGGGCGAGGGCTACGAGCGCGCTCAGCGGATCGGCGACAAGACGGTGTCGACCTTCGGCGGCTACGTCCGCGGGACGGCGACCGTCGCGCTGGTCGACTCGATCGGCATCGGCATCGGGCTGTTCATCATCGGCGTTCCGCTGGCGCTGCCGCTGTCGGTCATCGTGTTCCTGTCGGCGTTCGTGCCGCTGGTCGGCGCGACGGTGGCGGGCGTCCTCGCCGCCCTGGTCGCCCTGGTGGCGAACGGTCCGGTGGCCGCGATCATCGTCATCGGCATCGTCGTCCTGGTCAATCAGCTGGAGGGGAACTTCTTGCAGCCGGTCGTCATGGCGAGGTCGCTGTCGCTGCACCCGCTCGTCGTGCTGATCGCCCTGACCGCCGGCACCATCGTCGGCGGCATCATCGGCGCCGTCCTGGCCGTGCCGATCGCCGCGGTCGCGTGGGGCATCGTCACCGTCTGGAACGGCCCCGACGCCCCCGCGGAGTTCGCGAGACCGAAGAGGCCCGAGCCGAAGCTCTGACCGGCGGTCCGACCAGGATCGCCTCGACTCAGCCGAGCAGGTGTGACTGGTGCACGAGGGCGGCCGCGCCGATCAGCGGGCTCTCGTCCGACAGGCCCGACTTCACGACGCGGATCCTGGTGGCGTACGAGTTGTAGGCGGCCTCGTCGATCACCGCTCGGACGAGATCGAGGTAGTCGGGGCTGACGCGTGAGAATCCGCCGCCGACCGCGACGACGTCGAGGTCGAGCAGCGTGGTTACCGAGGTGATGGCCTCGCCGAGCGCTGTCGCCGACCGCTTCACCGCTCGGATCGCGAGCTCGTCGCCCGCCGCGTAGCCCGCAGCCAGGTCTTCGCCTCGAGTGCCCGTCCACCCCTGATCCTGCGCCCAGGCCACGGTGTGGGGGCCGGAGGCGAGCACCTCGAGGGTGGCGGACTGCGACGTCTGGCCCGGCGTGCGGGAGGCGATCTGGATCTGGCCGATGTGCCCGGCGTTGCCGGTGCCGCCCGAGAGCAGGCGCCCGTTGACGATGAGCCCGCCGCCGACGCCGGTCGAGACCGTGATGGCGAGGGCGTTGTCGACGCCCTGCGTGGCGCCCACCCAGTGCTCGGCGAGCGCGAGGCTCACGCCGTCGAGGCGCAGGGTGACCGGCGCCGAATCCGGGACGGTCTCGCCCACGAGGCCCTCGACGAGGGTGCGGAGCGGGAAGCCGCGCCACGCGGGCAGATTGATCGGCGAGACGGTCCCCTCGTGCAGGTCGACGGGGCCGGCGCTTCCGATGCCCGTCCCGACGACGCGGGCGCCTTCGGGCAGGGCTCGGAGCGCGTGCTCCGCCACTTCGCGGACCGCCTCGGCGAGCTCGTCGGACGACGACCCTCCGCCGGTCGGGCGCCGGTCGCGGCTGCCGGGCAGGACGACACCCCGGTCGTCGACCAGAGCGGCCTCGACCTTGGTGCCGCCGACGTCGATTGCGAGAGCGAGAACAGTCACGGCGCTACAGTAGCGGGCCCGGCCCGCGAGGTCTGACAACGTTGACAGACGTCACGGTCGGAGGGGGCGCAGCCGGGGGTCTACGCCTCCTTGCGCCCGGTCCAGACGGGCGTCTTCCGCTCCATCGGCACCTCGTGCAGGGTCCTGGCCTTGCCCGACAGGTACCAGCTCGACCGCGATCCCGTCTCGACCGGCATCATCCCGACGACGACCTTGCCGCGCGAGTGCATCTCGGCCATGTCGTCGAACGCCTGGGCGATGTACTCGAACGGGTAGAAGCCCGAGATCAGGATGCGCACCTTCTGCTCGGTCAGCAGGGTGACCAGCTCCGACAGGATCTGCGCGGGCTCAGGATCGTCTCGACCCGCCGCCAGGAAGCGGAACTCGGTCTCGAGGCGCTCCTCGCTGGTGCGGAGCCGCTTCTTCGGCACGCCGAGCTCCTTGGCGCGCTTGGGGTTGTCGCCGCCGAAGTTGTCGATGAACGCGGTGACGGGGCGGCCCGCCTTCTCCCGGATCCGGTCGACGATGCCCTCGCCGTAGGTCACCGGGACGACGCCGATCGACCGGAGGTAGTCGTGGTTGTGCGGGCTGCAGGTTCCGATCACCTTGGCCCCGGCGGCGAGGGCCAGCTGGCACTCGATGCTGCCGACGCCGCCGGCCGCAGCCGAGATGACGACGCAGTCGCTCGAGTCGAGGTCGAGCGAGTCGACGGTGGCGTACGCGGTGCAGCCCGCGAGGTAGAGCCCTCCGGCGACCTCCCACGGGATGTTGTCGGGCTTCTTCACGACCTGCGAGCGGGGCACCGTCGCGTGGGTCGCGTGGGCACCGCCGCCGACGGCGTGCCCGATGACGGCGTCACCGACACGCAGGTCCTTCACCGCGTCGCCGCGCTTCACGACGAGTCCGGCGAAGCAGGATCCCTGCCGGGCCGGGAAGGCCACCGGGTACCTCTTGGCGAAGTCGCCCTGGCGGATGAAGTTCTCGATGTGGTTCAGCCCTGCGGCGACGATCTCGACCAGGATCTCGTCGGCGGCCGGCGCGGGCATCTCGTGCTCGCTGAGATGGAGCACGCCGACGTCGCCGTAGGAGTCGAACTCCACTGCCTTGAAAGTGCGGTTCATGAGGAGACCTCCCTGTCTGGTTCGAAGTCTCCACCCGTTTTGGTCGCGGTGGGCTGTGAGTACTGCTCCCGGCGCGTCGGGCCTTCGCTCAGCGGCCTTCGGCGGCCTCGGCTGCTCGCTTGGCGGCCCGGTCGGCGTCGCGCTGCTTGACGCGGAGCTCCTCGTCGCGGACGGCGGCCAGGTTGAAGCGCTCCTGCGAGAGCCAGTACGGCATCTCCTCGAGGAGCGCGTGGATCTCGTCGGTCGTGAGGGCGTCCTCGACGCCGCCGCGGGCGAGGCCCGAGATGGTCACGCCGAGCTTCCTGGCGACCTCGGGCCGCGGGTGGGGTCCGGTGCGGCGGAGCTCGACGAGCCACTCCGGAGGCGAGTCGACGAGGGCCTGGAACGCCTCGCGGGTCACGGGCGTCTCCTGGAACTCCGCCGGGGTGGCCGGCAGGTGGATGCCGAGCTTCTTCGCCGCGGTGAACGGCTTCATGGTCTGCGACGTCTTGGTCGGCTTCGCGCGGGGCGCGTCCGGCTGGTCGCTGGTCTCGGTGCTCATGGGCCAAGGGTAGCGGCCCGACCGGTCCGCTACCCTTCTCGGGAGCGGAGGAGGCTCCCATCAGCGATCACGAGGCAGGCGCCGACCACGAGGCGCACGCCGACCGAGAGGTCGGTGCCGACCAGGTCTTCCGCGTCGGCTACGTCGCGGGGGTGACCCTGACGAAGTGGCTCCGGGTCTGGAACGAGCGCCACCCCGCCACGCCGCTCCGCATCTCTCCGATCGAGGGGCAGGATGCCCTGGCACCCCTCCGCGACGGGGCCGCCGACGTGGTCTTCGCCCGGCTCCCGATCGACGGCGACGGGCTCCACGTGATCCCGCTCTACGAGGAGCAGCCGGTCGTCGTCCTGCCCAGGGAGCACGCCCTCGCCGAGGCCGACTCCCTCGACCTCGCCGACCTCGACGGCCTCGCGCGCCTCGACCTCGACCACTCCCTGACTCCGGCTTCCGCCGTCGAGGTGGTGGAGGCGGGGGCCGGCGTCGCGGTCATGCCGCAGTCTCTGGCGCGCCTGCACGCTCGCAAGGGCGTCGTCGCCAGGCCGCTCTCGGGCGTCGACCCGACGACCATCGCGCTCGTCTGGCCGACCGACGCCACCACCGACGACGTGTCCGACTTCATCGGCGTCGTCCGAGGCCGGACCGCCAACAGCTCCCGGACGCGCGCCGCCGAGGAGACGGCTGCCGAGGCCGCCGCCGCCGCCAAGGAGGCGCGGGCCGCCCGCGCGAAGGCGAAGAAGGCTGCCAAGAACGCCGCCAAGAACCCGGCCAAGAACGCGTCGGCATCGGGCGGCCGACCGCAGGCGCGGGGCCCGCAGCGCGGCAAGGGCCGCGGCGGGCCGTCGCGCGGCCGTCGATCCTGAGCTCCTCGTCTGCCACCATGGGGGCATGACGAAGACGTCCGCCCCCGTCGTCCTGCTGACCGGCGTCGGCCGCCGCGAGAACATCGCTGCCGCCTGCGCCCTGCGACTCGCTCGAGACGGGTGGGATGTCGCCCTGGTGACCTGGGCCGCCTACGACCGCACGATGACGTGGGGCGACCGTCCCGACGACGTGGCGGAGCTGGCCGCCGAGATCGAGGCTCTCGGGCGGAGGGCCGTCGTGCTCGCAGCCGATCTCGCGGATCCTGCGGTCGCCGAAGGCCTGGTCGAGCGGGCCGCGAGCGAGCTCGGCCCGGTGTCGGGTCTCGTCCTGTCGCACTCGCAGAGCGTCGACTCGAGCATCCTCGACACCTCGGTCGAGAGCTTCGACCTGCACTTCGCCGTCAACGTCCGGGCGGCCTGGCTGCTCATCCGGGGCCTCGCCTCCCAGGTCCCCGAGGGCGGCGGCTCGATCGTGGCCCTCACGAGCGACCACACCGTGCACAACCTGCCCTACGGCGCGAGCAAGGGCGCCCTCGACCGGATCGTGATCGCCGCTGCCCGCGAGCTCGCTCACCTCGGCCTGTCGTCGAATGCGCTGAACCCGGGGCCGGTCGACACCGGCTGGATGGACGACGACACCCGGCGAGTGCTCACCGAGCGGCAGCCGACGGGGCGCCTCGGGACTCCGGCGCAGATCGCGGAGACCGTGCGCTTCCTCCTCTCGCCGGAGGGGCACTGGGTCTCCGGGCAGCTGATCAAGGCCGACGGCGCCTTCTCGGTCTGAGGTCGTCCTCGCGGGGCGGTGCCGCCCTACGATGGCGCCATGCCGACCTTCCACACCACCGTCCTGCAGGCCCGCGTCAACGCCACCGGCCTCGAGGTGCCGCCCGAGATCGTCGACGAGCTCGGCTCGGGCAGGAAGCCGGCGGTCGTCGTGACCGTCGGTGACTACACGTACCGCAGCACGGTGGCCGTCATGGGCGGCCGCTTCCTGATCCCGCTCAGCTCCGAGCACCGCAGCGCCTCCGGGCTGGCCGCCGGAGACGAGATCGACGTCACGCTGACCCTCGACGACGCACCGCGCGAGATCGCCGTCCCCTCCGACCTCCTGTCGCTGCTCGCCGCCGAGCCGGTACTCCAGTCGGCCTTCGAGAGGCTGTCGTACAGCCGGAAGCGGGCGCTCGTCGAACCGGTCGACCAGGCGAAGACCCCCGAGACGAGGCAGCGCCGCATCGACAAGGTGCTCGACGCCCTCCGGTCCTGACATCGTCCGGGGTCTGACAAAGGTCCCGATCAGGATCGCGAGCGCTGCGCCGATTCCACGACCTCGGCGTCGACCCGCCTCACCCGCCCGTTGAGGCCGACAGCCGCGACCGCCACGACGACGAGCGACGCCAGCGCCACGAGCGTGAGCGGAGCCCCGACAAGACCGACGGACGGACCGACGACGACCTCGCCGAGCGGCATCCCGACGAGTGAGGCGAGCGTGAGGCAGGCGTAGACGCGGGCGAGGTAGCTCCGCGGCACCTGCAGCTGGATCGCGACGTCGAGAGGGATGGTGAACAGCTCGAGCCCGACGCTCGCGCCGAAGAGCGCCACGCTCAGCCAGAAGAACCAGTGCAGCGGGTCGACGACGTAGGGCGACACGCTCAGGATGAGGGCCAGCACCCCCAGCGGGAGCGCCATTCCCAGCACCCCGAGCGTCGCCACCGCCAGCCGCAGCCGTCCGCGCATGCCGCCGGCGACCACCGCTCCGACGACCAGGCCGAGCGTCTGCACGGCGCCCGCGAAGCCCCAGAGCCCGCGACCGAACGTGTGGTCGGCCGCGATCGGACCGAGCACCTGCACCCCGCCGGCGAACGCGAACTGCGCGACCAGCGAGAGCAGCAGCGTGGCGAGCAGCCACCGGGTCCGCGCGACGAAGGCGAGCCCCTGCGCGAGCTCCCGGCCGAACGAGCCGCCGCGGACGGCACCCACGACACCGCGGGGGAGGCCCGCGAAGGCTGCGATCGCGCAGGTGAACAGGAGGGACCCGACGGCGAGGGCGATCTCGGGCGAGAACGCCTGCACGATCCCGCCGCCGACCGCCGTGCCGACGATGAGCCCGATGTTCATGCTGACGCGGCCGAGCACGGTGGCGTCTCGGATCAGCCGGTCGCCGACGACGTCGCGGAGCACCGCGCTCGTCGCCGGGGCGAAGAACGCGGCCCCCGCTCCGTTCAGCGCCGCGAGTACCCCGAGCAGCGGGAGGCTCGCCAGCCCGGTCGCGAGGAGGAGCGCGCCGCCGGCCAGCGAGGCGGCCGACAGCATCGACGCTCCGACCGCGACCGTCCGCTTCGAGAGGCGGTCGGCCAGGGCGCCGCCGAACAGGATCAGCACGAGGTTCGGCACCGAGCGGCACGCGACGATCACCCCGAGGCCGGTCACTCCGGCGCCCAGGTCGATGCTCGCGAAGACGAGCGCGACGGGCCCCGCGCCGCTGCCGATCCAGGAGAGGAGGCGGCCGATGAAGAGCGACCGGAACGCCGGCAGGCGCAGGAGCGACCAGTTCATCGAGAGGGGGCGTCTCGTCGCGGCCGGGTCACGAGCGAGAGCTTAGTCACGGGGCCCTCGGTCCCCGTGCGCGGCCGAGCGCTATCGTCGATGCGTGACTACCGAGGAGGCCGCTGACGGTCCGGCCCGGGCGCCTCGCCGGAAGAGCGGTACGCCGGGTCACTACGCGAAGGGTCTCGCCAAGCGCGAGGCGATCCTCGACGCAGCCCTCCCGGTGTTCGGGCAGGCGGGCTTCCACGGGGCGTCGCTCCGCGAGATCGCCCGGCAGTGCGGCGTCTCGCACCAGTCGCTCATGCACTACTTCCCGACCAAGGACGAGCTGCTGCTCGCGGTGCTCCGCCGCCGCGACGAGCGCCTCCGCCGCCACTTCGACGACGCGGGCGGGATGCGCCTCGACGAGCTCGTCGACCTTGCCGAGGACAACGTGGACGTGCCGGGCGTGATCCAGCTGTTCAACACCGCGTCGGCCGAGTCCACGTCGCCGGGCCACCCGGCCCACGACTACTACGCCGACTTCTACGAGCGGATCGTCGCCTCGACGACGACCTACCTCCGCGCGGCGGAGTCGCACGGGCTGCTCGCGCCCGGCTTCACCGCCGAGACGGCCGCGCGCGTCGTGCTCTCCGTCCAGGACGGCCTCCAGCTCCAGTGGCTCTACGACCGAGACCGGGTGCACGTCGCCGACCTCATGCGCCTCGTCATCGGCACCGTGATCACCGTCCCGCTGGCCGAGCTCGACGCGCTCGCCGCCGAGCCCGTGTAACGAGCACGTTTCAACCCTTGCCGCCCGGCAAGGTTCGGTCTTATCCTTGCCGCGTGGCACACATCGACCCCGTCACCGATCAGACGGCCCCCGCATCCACCGTCCCCGCGAGTCTCGCCGACGAGGCCGTCGCCCTGGCCCGCAGCTGGGCTCTCGAGGCGGGCGCCCAGCCGAGTACCGGATCAGCCGCCCTCCTGGCCCAGGTCCTGAAAGACGAAACGGGGCTGGCCTTCACCATCGGCTTCGTCGACCGGGTCGTCCGGCCGGAGGACCTCGGAGTCGCGGCTCGCAATCTGGCCGTCCTCGCGAAGCGCACTCCCGCCTTCCTGCCCTGGCACATGCGGCTCGCCGTCCGGGTGGGCGGCGCCCTCGCGCCCGTCCTGCCCCGCGTCGTCGTCCCGGTCGCCCGCCGCGTGCTCCGCGGCATGGTCGGGCACCTGATCGTCGACTCGCGGCCGGCCGCCCTCGGCCGGGCGGTCGCCGCTCTGAAGAGCGACGGCACGCGCCTCAACCTCAACCTCCTCGGCGAGGCGGTCCTCGGCGACGCGGAGGCCGACCACCGCCTCGCGGGCACCAAGACCCTGCTCGAGCGCGACGACGTCGACTACGTGTCGATCAAGGTCTCCTCGATCGTCAGCCAGCTGTCCATGTGGGCCTTCGACGAGACCGTCGAGCGGGTCGTGTCGAAGCTCACCCCGCTGTACGAGATCGCAGCCGCGTCCCCGACGCCGAAGTTCATCAACCTCGACATGGAGGAGTACCGCGACCTCGACCTGACGCTCGCGGTCTTCATGGCCGTCCTCGACCAGCCCCGTCTCGCCTCGCTCGAGGCCGGCATCGTCCTGCAGACCTACCTCCCCGATGCGCTCGGAGCGATGCAGCGGGTGCACGAGTGGGCGTCGAAGCGCATCGAGGCAGGCGGAGCCCCGGTCAAGGTCCGCGTCGTCAAGGGCGCGAACCTCGCGATGGAGCACGTCGACGCGGCCGTGCACGGCTGGCCCCT is a genomic window of Frondihabitans peucedani containing:
- a CDS encoding DsbA family protein, whose amino-acid sequence is MTDSHDDDTATTSRGRRQAAREKARLARQRQKRRARGARWAVIGGIGLVVVALVVGIVVVVASSIPSNGPAPANMANDGIAIGAGLKAVSADSQGGVAASPTATTSTGPSSSPSASAPTKATPKPSASATPAPAPTSTTGTTGGQTVKITVYLDYLCPVCGQFEKANNDYIEGLVRSGAATVEYHPIAILNNQSLGTKYSQRAANAGACVADHSPDSYFAFNTAMFANQPEEGTKGLTDAQLVSLVKGLDGVEHVKAIQRCITDETFGSWVTDATQRALKGPIQGASIKKVTGTPTVLVNGQQYKYSTPFTTDEFSNFVVTAAGNSYADTATSTATPEPLPSNSKIGTPAK
- a CDS encoding AI-2E family transporter is translated as MGLFRRSTSTTTSPPSATGDELRALAATGSGRGPSWSAQNRLWSDAFGRLATRCLQIILVLLVAIGLVFAMTQLSLVVIPVVLALVVSSAIYPLLALMRRHGVPSILATWIALVGIIVVLGLIVWLIVNAVQNQVGTLAKQATKGVSQLQDFLKDGPFHINDSQIQGAIDSAVKFLQSSTFSSGALAGVSAATSFATGFALFVVVLFFFMKDGPRIWAFLERPFTGEGYERAQRIGDKTVSTFGGYVRGTATVALVDSIGIGIGLFIIGVPLALPLSVIVFLSAFVPLVGATVAGVLAALVALVANGPVAAIIVIGIVVLVNQLEGNFLQPVVMARSLSLHPLVVLIALTAGTIVGGIIGAVLAVPIAAVAWGIVTVWNGPDAPAEFARPKRPEPKL
- a CDS encoding TetR/AcrR family transcriptional regulator, translated to MTTEEAADGPARAPRRKSGTPGHYAKGLAKREAILDAALPVFGQAGFHGASLREIARQCGVSHQSLMHYFPTKDELLLAVLRRRDERLRRHFDDAGGMRLDELVDLAEDNVDVPGVIQLFNTASAESTSPGHPAHDYYADFYERIVASTTTYLRAAESHGLLAPGFTAETAARVVLSVQDGLQLQWLYDRDRVHVADLMRLVIGTVITVPLAELDALAAEPV
- a CDS encoding YdeI/OmpD-associated family protein; this encodes MPTFHTTVLQARVNATGLEVPPEIVDELGSGRKPAVVVTVGDYTYRSTVAVMGGRFLIPLSSEHRSASGLAAGDEIDVTLTLDDAPREIAVPSDLLSLLAAEPVLQSAFERLSYSRKRALVEPVDQAKTPETRQRRIDKVLDALRS
- a CDS encoding NADP-dependent oxidoreductase, which produces MNRTFKAVEFDSYGDVGVLHLSEHEMPAPAADEILVEIVAAGLNHIENFIRQGDFAKRYPVAFPARQGSCFAGLVVKRGDAVKDLRVGDAVIGHAVGGGAHATHATVPRSQVVKKPDNIPWEVAGGLYLAGCTAYATVDSLDLDSSDCVVISAAAGGVGSIECQLALAAGAKVIGTCSPHNHDYLRSIGVVPVTYGEGIVDRIREKAGRPVTAFIDNFGGDNPKRAKELGVPKKRLRTSEERLETEFRFLAAGRDDPEPAQILSELVTLLTEQKVRILISGFYPFEYIAQAFDDMAEMHSRGKVVVGMMPVETGSRSSWYLSGKARTLHEVPMERKTPVWTGRKEA
- a CDS encoding LysR family transcriptional regulator substrate-binding protein, with amino-acid sequence MTLTKWLRVWNERHPATPLRISPIEGQDALAPLRDGAADVVFARLPIDGDGLHVIPLYEEQPVVVLPREHALAEADSLDLADLDGLARLDLDHSLTPASAVEVVEAGAGVAVMPQSLARLHARKGVVARPLSGVDPTTIALVWPTDATTDDVSDFIGVVRGRTANSSRTRAAEETAAEAAAAAKEARAARAKAKKAAKNAAKNPAKNASASGGRPQARGPQRGKGRGGPSRGRRS
- a CDS encoding MFS transporter; the protein is MNWSLLRLPAFRSLFIGRLLSWIGSGAGPVALVFASIDLGAGVTGLGVIVACRSVPNLVLILFGGALADRLSKRTVAVGASMLSAASLAGGALLLATGLASLPLLGVLAALNGAGAAFFAPATSAVLRDVVGDRLIRDATVLGRVSMNIGLIVGTAVGGGIVQAFSPEIALAVGSLLFTCAIAAFAGLPRGVVGAVRGGSFGRELAQGLAFVARTRWLLATLLLSLVAQFAFAGGVQVLGPIAADHTFGRGLWGFAGAVQTLGLVVGAVVAGGMRGRLRLAVATLGVLGMALPLGVLALILSVSPYVVDPLHWFFWLSVALFGASVGLELFTIPLDVAIQLQVPRSYLARVYACLTLASLVGMPLGEVVVGPSVGLVGAPLTLVALASLVVVAVAAVGLNGRVRRVDAEVVESAQRSRS
- a CDS encoding YfcE family phosphodiesterase; its protein translation is MSTTVTLVSDTHVPQRAKALPAAVWEAVESADLVVHAGDWNGLPLLDEFERRAKCLLAVRGNNDGPEFDDRLPLVSNETVDGVRLAVVHQTGDRKGREERADHDHPDAELILFGHSHIPWDTVTPEGRRMLNPGSPTDRRRQPNRTFVTLTLDRGTVRDVILHHLPLD
- a CDS encoding ROK family protein — protein: MTVLALAIDVGGTKVEAALVDDRGVVLPGSRDRRPTGGGSSSDELAEAVREVAEHALRALPEGARVVGTGIGSAGPVDLHEGTVSPINLPAWRGFPLRTLVEGLVGETVPDSAPVTLRLDGVSLALAEHWVGATQGVDNALAITVSTGVGGGLIVNGRLLSGGTGNAGHIGQIQIASRTPGQTSQSATLEVLASGPHTVAWAQDQGWTGTRGEDLAAGYAAGDELAIRAVKRSATALGEAITSVTTLLDLDVVAVGGGFSRVSPDYLDLVRAVIDEAAYNSYATRIRVVKSGLSDESPLIGAAALVHQSHLLG
- a CDS encoding SDR family oxidoreductase, whose protein sequence is MTKTSAPVVLLTGVGRRENIAAACALRLARDGWDVALVTWAAYDRTMTWGDRPDDVAELAAEIEALGRRAVVLAADLADPAVAEGLVERAASELGPVSGLVLSHSQSVDSSILDTSVESFDLHFAVNVRAAWLLIRGLASQVPEGGGSIVALTSDHTVHNLPYGASKGALDRIVIAAARELAHLGLSSNALNPGPVDTGWMDDDTRRVLTERQPTGRLGTPAQIAETVRFLLSPEGHWVSGQLIKADGAFSV
- a CDS encoding DUF5997 family protein produces the protein MKPFTAAKKLGIHLPATPAEFQETPVTREAFQALVDSPPEWLVELRRTGPHPRPEVARKLGVTISGLARGGVEDALTTDEIHALLEEMPYWLSQERFNLAAVRDEELRVKQRDADRAAKRAAEAAEGR